A genomic stretch from Penicillium digitatum chromosome 4, complete sequence includes:
- a CDS encoding Mitochondrial substrate carrier, translating into MSNNSTLTVPQVKTSTSTTSKTTFHFAAGLCSGLTSSVLLQPADLLKTRVQQSQGASLLPTLKAIISSPNPIRGLWRGTLPSALRTGFGSALYFTSLNALRQAVAQSNPMALTSPVTGARSSSVLPKLSNTANLATGAVARVAAGFVMMPVTVIKVRYESDFYAYRSLVGAGRDIVRTEGLRGLFAGFGATAARDAPYAGLYVLFYEQLKRRFALMVAEPSNAGETPTAISSSSIHFVSGGAAAGMATAITNPFDAVKTRLQLMPAKYGNMLHATRLMIHEDGMRSLFGGLGIRMARKAISSALAWTVYEELILRAERRWETNSRMGL; encoded by the exons ATGTCGAACAATAGCACATTAACGGTGCCTCAGGTGAAAACGAGCACCTCAACCA CCTCAAAAACAACCTTTCACtttgctgccggtctttgcTCTGGCCTTACCTCTTCCGTCCTTCTCCAACCCGCGGACCTCCTCAAAACTCGAGTCCAACAGTCCCAGGGAGCTTCCCTCCTCCCAACTTTGAAGGCAATCATCTCCTCTCCGAACCCAATCCGTGGATTATGGCGTGGTACACTACCTTCAGCCCTCCGCACTGGCTTTGGATCGGCACTCTACTTTACCAGTCTCAACGCATTGCGCCAAGCCGTTGCGCAATCCAACCCAATGGCGCTAACCAGCCCGGTAACAGGCGCTAGATCATCCTCTGTCCTCCCCAAACTCTCCAACACAGCCAATCTTGCCACGGGGGCCGTCGCAAGAGTCGCCGCAGGCTTCGTCATGATGCCCGTGACCGTAATCAAGGTCCGTTATGAGTCAGATTTCTACGCATATCGCAGCTTAGTAGGCGCAGGACGGGATATTGTCCGCACCGAAGGGCTGCGAGGGCTCTTCGCAGGATTTGGCGCTACTGCCGCTCGCGATGCCCCCTATGCGGGCCTCTATGTTCTTTTCTACGAGCAATTGAAGCGACGGTTCGCCCTGATGGTTGCAGAACCCTCTAATGCTGGCGAGACACCAACTGCTATTTCATCGTCGTCAATACACTTTGTCTCCGGTGGAGCGGCCGCAGGAATGGCGACTGCAATCACCAATCCTTTTGATGCCGTCAAGACCCGGTTGCAGCTGATGCCTGCCAAATACGGGAACATGTTGCATGCTACACGCTTGATGATCCACGAGGATGGCATGCGAAGTCTCTTTGGTGGACTTGGTATTCGCATGGCTCGCAAGGCTATTAGCTCCGCGCTGGCATGGACTGTCTACGAGGAGCTCATCCTGCGCGCCGAGAGGCGATGGGAGACGAATTCCCGGATGGGCCTATAG
- a CDS encoding Toxin biosynthesis protein, putative has translation MSSPFRIVEHVVPTQHIREYPGATANDQEEPLHLAVKQYIPLDNPNPQAGDFTILAAHANGFPKELYEPLWEEIHARSKQNGIRIRSIWMADVAQEGQSSVINEDSLGNDPSWFDHPRDLLHLVNVKRADMPRPIVGIGHSMGGAHLAQLCLMHPRLIHTLVLLDPVIQRQTTQLDGLSLQINKSVIAKTTQLSTYRRDIWPSRQAAAESFRRSPFYQAWDPRVLSRWIEHGLRDLPTAIHPIDPRIPIDKIKGPPVTLRTPLHQEVFTFSRPNYTNVPNSTKPVNRVTHPDLDATYACNYPFYRPEPARIFSQLPFLRPSVLYIFAGKSDMCIPSMRADKLAKTGTAVGGSGGVAVGRVCDVFFEDFGHLLAQEAVNECADAAVSWLAPEIRRWRAEEESFREAWSQKSKIEKVTVDAEWLKYVPAPARRLNKAAKNGESKL, from the exons ATGTCATCTCCTTTCCGTATCGTTGAGCATGTCGTGCCTACCCAGCATATCAGGGAGTATCCGGGGGCCACGGCCAATGACCAAGAAGAGCCCTTACATCTGGCCGTGAAACAATATATCCCACTGGATAATCCTAACCCGCAAGCCGGCGATTTTACGATTCTTGCTGCCCACGCGAATGGCTTCCCCAAG GAACTTTATGAGCCACTTTGGGAGGAAATACACGCTCGGTCTAAGCAGAATGGAATACGCATCCGCAGTATCTGGATGGCCGACGTGGCGCAAGAAGGCCAAAGCAGCGTGATCAATGAAGATTCCCTCGGAAATGATC CTAGCTGGTTTGACCACCCCAGAGATCTCCTCCACCTAGTCAATGTCAAGCGGGCTGACATGCCCCGACCTATCGTTGGCATAGGGCATAGCATGGGAGGTGCCCATCT CGCACAACTATGCCTAATGCACCCCCGACTCATCCACACACTAGTCCTCCTAGACCCGGTGATCCAACGCCAAACCACCCAGTTAGACGGCCTCAGTCTCCAAATAAATAAATCGGTGATCGCCAAAACCACCCAACTATCAACCTACAGACGCGATATCTGGCCCTCCCGCCAAGCCGCCGCAGAAAGCTTCCGTCGCAGTCCCTTCTACCAAGCCTGGGATCCACGAGTGCTATCCCGCTGGATCGAGCACGGCCTGCGCGACCTACCAACAGCAATCCACCCTATAGACCCCAGGATCCCGATAGACAAAATTAAGGGGCCCCCGGTGACACTTCGGACCCCACTGCACCAAGAAGTGTTCACCTTCTCGCGGCCAAACTACACCAACGTTCCAAACAGCACCAAGCCCGTCAATCGTGTAACACACCCAGACCTAGACGCAACCTACGCATGCAACTACCCCTTCTACCGCCCAGAGCCAGCTCGTATCTTCTCCCAGCTCCCATTCCTGCGCCCCAGCGTGCTGTACATCTTTGCCGGCAAGTCGGACATGTGCATCCCCTCCATGCGTGCCGATAAGCTCGCTAAAACCGGCACCGCGGTGGGCGGGAGTGGCGGCGTTGCTGTAGGCCGTGTGTGTGATGTCTTCTTCGAGGATTTTGGTCATCTCCTTGCTCAGGAGGCTGTGAATGAGTGCGCTGATGCGGCGGTTTCTTGGCTTGCGCCAGAGATCCGTCGCTGGCGCGCTGAGGAGGAGAGTTTCCGTGAGGCTTGGAGTCAGAAGTCGAAGATTGAGAAGGTTACTGTTGATGCGGAGTGGTTGAAGTATGTTCCTGCACCAGCACGAAGGCTAAACAAGGCAGCGAAGAATGGAGAGTCGAAGTTGTAA
- a CDS encoding HAT dimerization produces MLDGRDIQPRAITDEISQYLDSDTVSDELEAAKEEREEKLSEIEVDPISDTEEQEDELEDKPGDAIEVVIEDRPEDIPEERPLPTSEYGRPCSPSLPPTCTQTRASGRKRKSREDDLFEYH; encoded by the exons atgcttgatggaagggatatacaaccacgagccattactgatgaaatcagtcaatatcttgacagcg atactgtttct gatgagcttgaggcggcaaaagaggagagggaagagaagctcagtgagattgaggttgatccaattagtgatacagaggagcaggaggatgaactggaagataaaccaggggatgcaattgaggttgtaattgaggatagaccagaggatataccggaggagaggcccttacctacaagtgaatatggtcgtccttgctcgccatcattaccaccaacctgtacacagacacgagcatcagggagaaaacgtaaaagcagggaagatgatttatttgaataccattag
- a CDS encoding Guanine nucleotide exchange factor Vps9, putative → MSVTESPSSPGSETRDVPHIHEHTETPAAPTDLLAQTQDNLVKPDSSQTVQMSVQDTIESHAVTAISDPTTTAAMDLTTAAESPHAEEQLAGQMEGLSVSGNMTPNLSSRANASPPPLPQKDDVYLNLNASSTTTAPTLPPIDTNRTFSPEKELPDVPGDSDLDSKRGGHVDAPRDENASQPEIQSIMGQFQDPARSTDQKEIMSPRLELAEKFRGGPTYFPPRKSSLDHAPSTQSEGSPVAKSPEKQPVSQHPYKPELPVENRRASTSMVLPLPEPESDQPFDFHRFLEQLRHRTADPVAKFLRSFLMEFGKKQWMVHEQVKIISDFLTFITNKMAMCDIWRDASDSEFDNAKEGMEKLVMNRLYSQTFAPAIPSPPTIPRSASRSRRRELERLHGPWRRGQHQEDIERDDILAQKIRIYSWVNEAHLDIPTVSGSGRRFLNLAQQEITKINGYRAPRDKVICILNCCKVIFGLLKNSKKADTSADSFIPLLIYVVLQANPDHLVSNIQYILRFRNQDKLGGEAGYYISSLSGAIQFIETLDRTSLTVSDEDFERNVEAAVSAIAEQNRESETFEEKPSTQPPTSQPQAGSSRTESAQSSDDDISAPVAGLLRTIQNPLSTIGRIFSDDPDSGFSATQERPQPVPTPQPGIAPPRLTPNVYQPPRASSEESRRSSDERAHGSGTFAKKNLTRVLDAQDAAARQASAEDAEARRIQRAEHNNVVETLSNMFPNLDRELIDDVVKIKEGRVGLAVDACLALSAE, encoded by the exons ATGTCGGTCACAGAATCCCCGTCCTCTCCGGGTTCCGAGACAAGAGACGTCCCTCACATCCATGAGCACACTGAGACGCCGGCCGCTCCAACCGATCTCCTAGCTCAAACACAAGACAATCTCGTGAAACCAGATAGCAGTCAAACGGTCCAAATGAGTGTGCAAGACACAATAGAGTCACATGCTGTGACAGCTATCTCCGATCCCACCACGACCGCTGCGATGGATTTGACGACAGCTGCCGAATCACCACATGCAGAGGAACAACTTGCGGGGCAGATGGAAGGACTGTCAGTCTCAGGAAATATGACACCTAACCTCTCATCCAGAGCAAATGCTTCTCCACCCCCTCTGCCCCAGAAGGACGATGTTTACCTCAACCTCAACGCAAGCTCCACTACCACTGCGCCAACACTGCCACCCATCGACACAAACCGGACCTTCAGCCCCGAGAAAGAGCTTCCAGATGTGCCTGGTGATAGCGATCTGGACTCTAAACGAGGTGGTCATGTTGATGCGCCCAGGGATGAAAATGCCTCTCAGCCGGAGATTCAAAGTATTATGGGACAATTCCAGGACCCCGCGCGGAGCACCGACCAAAAAGAGATTATGTCTCCGCGGCTCGAACTTGCTGAGAAATTCCGAGGCGGTCCAACATACTTCCCGCCACGCAAATCCAGTTTGGACCATGCGCCTTCCACCCAATCCGAGGGCTCCCCGGTCGCTAAATCCCCGGAGAAGCAGCCTGTATCCCAACATCCTTACAAGCCTGAACTGCCCGTAGAAAACCGACGAGCTTCCACCTCGATGGTCCTACCACTGCCGGAACCCGAGTCTGACCAACCGTTCGATTTCCACCGTTTCCTAGAACAGCTACGTCACCGTACCGCCGACCCTGTAGCCAAGTTTCTGCGGTCGTTCCTCATGGAGTTTGGCAAGAAGCAATGGATGGTTCACGAGCAAGTCAAAATCATCAGCGACTTCCTGACATTTATCACCAACAAGATGGCCATGTGCGATATCTGGCGAGATGCATCGGATAGCGAATTCGATAATGCCAAGGAAGGTATGGAGAAACTTGTGATGAATCGTCTGTATTCGCAGACTTTCGCCCCAGCCATTCCATCTCCACCAACGATACCCAGAAGTGCAAGCCGGAGCCGACGGAGAGAGCTAGAGAGGCTTCATGGGCCATGGCGACGTGGTCAGCATCAGGAGGACATTGAGCGAGATGACATTCTGGCCCAGAAAATTCGCATTTACAGCTGGGTCAACGAAGCGCATCTAGACATCCCGACTGTGAGCGGCAGTGGACGCCGTTTCTTGAATCTGGCACAGCAAG AAATAACCAAAATCAATGGCTATCGCGCTCCCCGAGATAAGGTCATCTGCATTTTGAACTGCTGCAAAGTCATCTTTGGTCTATTAAAGAATTCTAAAAAGGCCGACACATCCGCCGACTCTTTTATCCCCCTCCTGATATATGTGGTTTTGCAAGCAAACCCTGACCACCTTGTTTCTAACATTCAATACATTCTTCGATTCCGCAATCAGGATAAACTTGGCGGCGAAGCAGGTTATTACATCTCGTCGTTG TCTGGAGCCATCCAATTCATCGAGACACTCGACCGCACAAGTCTAACCGTCAGCGACGAAGATTTTGAACGTAACGTTGAAGCTGCCGTGTCCGCTATTGCAGAACAAAACCGGGAATCCGAAACCTTTGAAGAAAAGCCCTCTACCCAACCCCCTACATCTCAGCCCCAAGCCGGATCAAGCCGCACAGAAAGTGCCCAATCCAGTGACGATGACATCTCCGCGCCAGTTGCAGGACTACTACGCACAATTCAAAACCCTCTTTCCACCATCGGCCGCATCTTCTCCGATGACCCAGACTCAGGGTTTTCTGCAACTCAAGAACGCCCCCAGCCTGTCCCGACGCCCCAACCAGGTATTGCTCCGCCACGTCTCACCCCGAATGTCTACCAGCCTCCGCGCGCAAGCAGCGAGGAAAGTCGTCGCTCAAGCGATGAGCGCGCCCACGGTAGCGGAACCTTCGCGAAAAAGAATCTTACCCGCGTTCTCGACGCTCAGGATGCCGCCGCACGCCAGGCTAGTGCCGAAGATGCGGAGGCGCGCCGTATCCAACGTGCTGAACATAATAATGTTGTCGAGACACTTTCAAACATGTTTCCCAACCTAGACCGTGAGCTTATTGATGACGTCGTTAAGATTAAGGAGGGGAG GGTTGGTCTCGCTGTTGATGCTTGTCTTGCTCTCAGTGCAGAGTAG
- a CDS encoding Zinc finger, CCHC-type — MAGSKRYPTNRGKQPVADLPEDEEESVEQEIVAALDPNTPTPEPQRPVDAGEDDSNGEGSSIRERLQKTPTRERFHELAREYQNLKRKVQELEDEVTVLHSDKIETEIVIESLTQERDEAIAHRDIAIRERGDLAFRLVNLQNQSSSSTPMVEAITNRKTTKMPDAPMFSDGKKVRFETWETVIRQKLEANADHYPLPVHRKLYVQSRCEGKAQLHIAPRMSSDSSNAYVDAEDMIVHLRPVFANPNRRAEAYTAYHKLIMTPKDHFTDFLAEFMQLAEEAAVIEENRKRDLYSKLPYLLQSQVMWAVNQDMVTFESFSKTCQSMSHEINLQQEAKTISRTRVTTILGSSAGTTTTTKPTYTPRVKREESSNPGRLSNSERDTLMKEGRCFNCKEQGHMTRDCPKKRLASTVATAHPSPRIIELDNGEDNDQGKADA; from the coding sequence ATGGCCGGATCGAAGAGATACCCGACGAACCGTGGCAAGCAGCCGGTTGCTGATTTGcctgaagatgaagaagaatcCGTTGAGCAGGAGATTGTCGCTGCCCTCGACCCGAATACCCCGACCCCCGAACCACAGAGACCAGTTGATGCTGGTGAAGATGATAGTAATGGAGAAGGTTCCTCCATTCGCGAACGGCTGCAGAAGACCCCGACTCGTGAACGATTTCACGAACTCGCCCGCGAGTATCAGAACTTGAAGAGGAAAGTCCAGGAATTAGAGGACGAAGTGACAGTCCTACATTCCGACAAGATTGAAACCGAGATTGTTATCGAGTCGCTCACGCAGGAGCGAGATGAAGCGATCGCCCACCGGGATATCGCTATCCGTGAGCGTGGTGATCTTGCTTTCCGCCTTGTAAATCTCCAGAACCAGAGTAGCTCCAGCACACCGATGGTGGAAGCCATTACGAACCGAAAGACAACAAAGATGCCGGATGCTCCGATGTTTAGCGACGGTAAAAAAGTCCGATTTGAAACCTGGGAGACTGTGATACGACAGAAGCTCGAAGCAAATGCCGACCACTACCCGTTGCCAGTACATCGCAAGCTCTATGTGCAAAGTCGTTGTGAAGGCAAGGCTCAGTTGCATATTGCACCCCGAATGAGTTCTGATTCAAGTAACGCATACGTGGACGCCGAGGATATGATTGTCCATCTAAGGCCTGTCTTCGCGAATCCGAATCGACGTGCCGAAGCCTACACCGCATATCACAAATTGATAATGACGCCAAAGGATCACTTCACCGATTTCCTTGCTGAATTCATGCAGCTTGCTGAAGAAGCTGCCGTGATTGAAGAGAACCGTAAACGTGACTTGTACTCAAAACTACCATACCTGCTCCAGAGCCAGGTGATGTGGGCGGTCAACCAGGATATGGTTACGTTTGAATCTTTCTCCAAGACTTGCCAGAGTATGTCTCACGAGATCAACCTCCAGCAGGAGGCAAAGACTATTTCCCGCACGCGAGTAACTACTATTCTTGGTAGTAGTGCAGGAACAACAACGACTACGAAGCCGACGTACACTCCTCGTGTGAAACGTGAAGAAAGCTCCAACCCCGGAAGACTCTCGAACTCCGAGCGTGACACCCTGATGAAAGAAGGTCGATGCTTTAACTGCAAGGAGCAAGGACATATGACTCGTGACTGTCCGAAGAAGAGACTAGCGAGCACCGTTGCTACAGCCCACCCTTCTCCCCGTATCATTGAACTCGACAATGGAGAAGACAACGATCAGGGAAAAGCCGATGCCTAG
- a CDS encoding Zinc finger, BED-type predicted: MSHNDFVDWWLETDYGRKSKLKWDSNRHTEIWNSYHQVAQGIDGAPKVMCKRCGKILEHPYTLSPNSTGKAQYHGTSTIQKHRKTAGCLRSEKGKKAEITNFLQREGEVSASIPFLQEDWEEDLLQFLTLNRLPFHLIEHPSFKRIINKARSAPSPPVIPSADTIRRRLGSLVKDRQQRILRFVR, translated from the exons atgtcacataacgattttgtggactggtggttagagactgactacgggaggaaaagcaagcttaaatgggattcgaaccgccatacagagatctggaatagctaccatcaggtagctcagggtattgatggcgcaccaaaggttatgtgcaagcgctgtgggaagatcctagagcatccttatacactaagcccgaacagcacaggcaaagcgcagtatcatggcacatcaaccatccagaaacatcggaaaacggctggttgtttacggtcggaaaaggggaagaaagcggagattacaaacttcctacaacgagag ggagaagtttcagcaagcatacccttcttacaagaagattgggaggaggatctcctccaatttcttactctcaaccggctcccattccatctgatcgagcatccatcattcaaacgcatcatcaataaagctcgttccgccccatcccctccagtgatcccatctgccgataccatccgtcgccgattgggcagtctagtcaaagaccggcagcagcgtatccttc gctttgtcagatga
- a CDS encoding Alkaline ceramidase, with the protein MLWSLPFFPYPPAKDGYWEPVTSTLNWCEEDYYATEYSAEIVNTLTNLMFMWLGVQGIRSCRRNGHDQIFTVALIGYLVVGMGSFLFHSTLKYPMQLVDELSMIYTTCLMAYASFSYSQSTTVRVCLGLSLTGLAVFITLYYHYLQDPVFHQNAFAILTNVVFLRSMHTMEVTLRPKWRHSTEEDRLARQKKGLPVPSKERQHYENVRDEKTLKAMWFMVIYGLSMFLGGFLIWGLDNVFCSEIRRARHFVGLPWGLFLEGHGWWHIMTGIGAYLYITWGIWLRHCLNIRQGEYHLRWAHFWHIPEVIRTSGGTSEDGVSRAKKSA; encoded by the exons ATGCTTTGGTCTTTACCCTTCTTTCCCTATCCGCCCGCAAAGGATGGATACTGGGAGCCTGTTACCTCCACCTTGAACTGGTGTGAAGAG GACTATTATGCCACCGAGTACTCTGCGGAGATTGTCAACACGCTCACGAATTTGATGTTCATGTGGCTTGGAGTCCAGGGCATACGGAGCTGCCGTCGCAATGGACATGACCAAATCTTCACAGTCGCCCTCATTGGCTACCTAGTAGTCGGCATGGGGAGTTTCTTGTTTCACTCTACCCTCAAAT ACCCCATGCAACTTGTGGACGAACTCTCGATGATCTATACCACCTGCCTTATGGCCTATGCCTCATTCTCGTACTCCCAAAGTACCACTGTACGAGTCTGTCTCGGACTTTCGCTCACAGGTCTCGCTGTATTCATCACCCTGTACTACCACTACCTCCAAGACCCAGTCTTCCACCAGAATGCCTTTGCAATCCTTACCAATGTCGTTTTCCTGCGCAGTATGCACACTATGGAAGTGACCCTCCGACCCAAATGGCGCCACTCGACGGAGGAGGACCGCCTAGCGCGCCAGAAGAAGGGGCTCCCTGTTCCCTCGAAGGAGCGCCAGCACTATGAGAACGTGCGCGACGAGAAGACCCTCAAGGCCATGTGGTTCATGGTGATATATGGTCTGAGCATGTTCTTGGGAGGTTTCCTTATCTGGGGACTGGATAACGTGTTCTGCTCTGAGATCCGTCGCGCGCGCCACTTTGTTGGTCTGCCATGGGGTCTCTTTTTAGAAGGGCATGGCTGGTG GCATATCATGACTGGCATCGGTGCCTACCTCTATATCACATGGGGAATCTGGCTCCGCCATTGCCTCAACATTCGACAAGGCGAATACCACCTGCGCTGGGCGCACTTTTGGCACATCCCAGAAGTGATACGCACCTCAGGGGGGACATCCGAGGACGGGGTATCCCGAGCCAAGAAGTCAGCGTGA
- a CDS encoding Protein kinase-like domain produces the protein MEETIAELRRQLEEERQAREEAERRQGEAERHVQPNTLFTLLDRCHNYLSQAIRVETDATLTTQGDATNPVNRLYPKRIVPWLDFPQLQEQVWRKLDRTAALTSRPLFPSDTQIDYVFANIQNRPIYSEASLRNFERDTVDNFVEMVIKALRDDEVFRHEFGIQGQVTFYDRMNLSETSLQNSLEQMNLQDVRTPQRFANTRPGRRRGRGRGAMQGNNRDGTTRRRNRRADQFCVHRMADERQIPIYAVEFKAPHKVTIPELVAGLHQINLARDVINQEGDTFEFHATYLVAAVVTQIFSYMIDIGVQYGYICTGEAFVFLYIPEDDPTVVQYFLCIPNQDVQADDELRLHRTAIGQVLAFTLQALAAKAPSQEWHDAAYDKLETWDVEYLDVLRKIPETLRKDPRASNYRPSHWKLEPKTHNTRSRARCKPDISTPKHSSTEGSGSDEESHSPSIAAAARSGSSRGRGNNRQSTKESESKRAGQNNKQTSRKDGQSTRPYCTIACIRGIVNREPLDQECPNWKLHGGQRHSIGPQEFTRRLHRQLTQNRNHGFEQLHVCGRTGYLVKATLLSHGYTVVIKATTMEKQHRLQAEANNYRHLRSLQGNQIPVCLGTFTPQVLYWYHGELMAQMMILSWSGKRLQYIINDENSRFFHQERDKALTVLRSHGVIHGDSEWRNMLWDDLGARLFVIDLEEVKWLKCPRALEPTFGNMRHSHRVGVGKSRKKLLSSSTAVCS, from the coding sequence ATGGAAGAAACAATCGCCGAGCTACGGCGTCAGCTTGAGGAGGAGAGACAGGCGCGAGAAGAGGCGGAGAGACGccagggagaggcggaaCGACATGTGCAGCCCAACACACTATTCACCCTTCTCGATCGCTGCCACAACTATCTGTCTCAAGCGATCAGAGTCGAGACGGATGCAACCCTCACGACTCAGGGCGATGCGACCAACCCGGTGAACAGACTTTACCCCAAGCGCATAGTCCCTTGGCTTGATTTCCCTCAGCTCCAGGAGCAAGTCTGGAGGAAACTCGACCGCACGGCTGCCTTAACCTCGCGCCCTCTCTTCCCTTCTGATACCCAAATCGATTATGTCTTTGCGAATATCCAGAACAGACCGATTTATTCGGAGGCGTCCCTTCGAAATTTCGAGCGAGACACGGTGGATAATTTTGTTGAAATGGTTATCAAGGCGTTGCGAGATGATGAAGTCTTTCGACATGAGTTTGGAATCCAAGGTCAAGTCACCTTTTACGACCGCATGAACCTATCGGAAACTTCGCTACAGAACAGCTTAGAGCAAATGAATCTTCAGGACGTGCGAACACCCCAACGATTCGCGAACACTAGGCCTGGGAGACGCagaggaaggggaagaggagcGATGCAGGGAAACAATAGGGATGGCACTACACGAAGACGTAATCGTCGTGCCGACCAGTTCTGCGTGCACCGTATGGCTGATGAACGACAAATACCAATATATGCGGTGGAGTTCAAAGCGCCGCATAAGGTGACAATCCCCGAATTGGTGGCGGGTCTACACCAGATAAATCTAGCTCGCGATGTCATTAACCAGGAAGGCGATACGTTTGAGTTTCATGCCacctacctcgtcgccgcTGTGGTCACTCAGATATTCTCATACATGATCGATATTGGGGTTCAATACGGCTATATCTGCacaggagaagcttttgtttttctctatATCCCGGAGGATGATCCCACAGTTGTTCAATATTTTTTGTGTATCCCAAACCAGGACGTGCAGGCGGACGATGAACTACGCCTCCACCGGACCGCTATCGGCCAGGTGCTTGCATTCACCCTTCAAGCGCTAGCCGCCAAAGCTCCGTCtcaagaatggcatgatgcgGCATACGACAAGCTAGAGACCTGGGATGTCGAATACCTAGATGTGTTGAGAAAAATCCCCGAGACTCTCCGTAAAGACCCGCGAGCCTCCAATTATCGACCATCGCACTGGAAACTAGAGCCGAAGACGCACAATACACGATCCCGTGCTCGCTGCAAACCAGATATCTCTACTCCAAAGCATTCGTCGACCGAAGGCAGCGGTAGTGATGAAGAATCGCACTCGCCATCTATCGCTGCAGCGGCTCGTAGCGGGTCGAGCCGTGGCCGAGGCAATAACCGCCAATCAACTAAGGAAAGCGAAAGCAAACGAGCCGGTCAGAATAATAAACAGACCTCTCGAAAAGATGGGCAATCTACACGACCCTACTGCACAATTGCCTGTATCCGCGGCATCGTTAACCGAGAACCTCTGGATCAAGAATGCCCTAACTGGAAACTCCACGGCGGCCAGAGACACTCTATAGGACCGCAGGAGTTCACACGCCGGCTTCACCGCCAACTTAcccaaaaccgaaaccatggGTTTGAACAGCTTCACGTCTGTGGTCGGACAGGTTACCTCGTCAAAGCTACCCTTCTATCACACGGGTACACTGTGGTCATTAAAGCTACCACAATGGAGAAGCAGCATCGCCTTCAAGCGGAGGCGAACAATTATCGTCACCTCAGGAGCTtacaaggaaatcaaatccCCGTCTGTCTTGGCACATTTACGCCACAAGTCTTATATTGGTACCATGGCGAATTAATGGCGCAGATGATGATACTGAGCTGGTCTGGAAAACGGCTTCAGTATATTATCAACGATGAGAATTCCAGATTCTTTCACCAGGAGCGCGACAAAGCTCTGACCGTGCTCCGGTCGCATGGAGTTATCCACGGCGACAGTGAGTGGCGCAATATGCTGTGGGATGACCTAGGTGCTCGCTTGTTTGTTATTGACCTGGAGGAAGTGAAATGGTTGAAGTGCCCTCGGGCTCTTGAACCAACCTTTGGCAACATGCGGCATAGCCATCGCGTCGGGGTGGggaaaagtagaaaaaagcTCTTGTCCAGCTCAACTGCTGTCTGCTCATGA